A stretch of Vannielia litorea DNA encodes these proteins:
- a CDS encoding alpha/beta fold hydrolase: MTPWGWLLAAAVALVILPPLLAWLMCRSRAAAREGLPGRMLRLPDGLTRVTVDGLPGRPVAVLVHGLTTPSWVFDAIAAGLVVLGWRVVRHDLWGRGGSDMPGKAQNRALFVRQLAGVIEAEAGDARVLLVGYSMGAAISAAYAEAYPSHVRGLAMLAPAGLGHRMEGFTRFCAATPVLGDWLWATFSGPGLRAAARKAARQGPSSVENIATRLAQESRTRGYRRAVLSSIRHMLAEDMRPTLKGLDAAGLPMLAVWGGEDGLILKAAGKRLAKVAPGAEQITVEAAGHGVPHTHPREVLKALTGFLARL, encoded by the coding sequence GTGACCCCCTGGGGCTGGCTCCTTGCGGCGGCCGTTGCCCTCGTCATTCTGCCGCCTCTCCTCGCCTGGCTGATGTGCCGCTCACGCGCCGCCGCGCGGGAGGGCCTGCCGGGGCGGATGCTGCGGCTGCCCGACGGGCTCACGCGGGTTACGGTGGACGGGTTGCCGGGCCGGCCGGTGGCGGTGCTGGTGCATGGGCTGACCACGCCCTCCTGGGTGTTCGACGCCATCGCGGCGGGGCTCGTCGTGCTGGGCTGGCGCGTGGTGCGCCACGATCTCTGGGGCCGGGGCGGCTCGGACATGCCGGGCAAGGCGCAGAACCGCGCACTGTTCGTCCGCCAGCTTGCGGGGGTGATCGAGGCGGAGGCGGGCGACGCGCGGGTGCTGCTGGTGGGCTACTCCATGGGCGCGGCGATTTCGGCGGCCTATGCGGAGGCCTACCCGAGCCATGTGCGGGGGCTGGCGATGCTGGCTCCGGCCGGGTTGGGGCACCGGATGGAGGGGTTCACCCGGTTCTGCGCCGCGACACCGGTGCTGGGTGACTGGCTTTGGGCCACCTTCTCCGGCCCGGGCCTGAGGGCTGCGGCGCGGAAGGCGGCGCGGCAGGGGCCCTCTTCGGTGGAGAACATCGCCACAAGGCTGGCGCAGGAGAGCCGGACGCGGGGGTATCGGCGGGCGGTGCTGTCTTCGATCCGGCACATGCTGGCCGAGGACATGCGGCCCACCCTCAAGGGGCTCGACGCGGCCGGTTTGCCGATGCTCGCCGTCTGGGGCGGCGAGGACGGGCTGATCCTGAAGGCGGCCGGCAAGCGGCTTGCGAAGGTGGCGCCGGGAGCGGAGCAGATCACGGTGGAGGCGGCGGGCCACGGTGTGCCGCACACCCATCCGCGCGAGGTTCTGAAGGCGCTGACCGGCTTTCTCGCGCGGCTCTAG
- a CDS encoding HAD family hydrolase — translation MLVSAVIFDIGNVLIEWNPERFYDAEIGRARRERLFAEVDLHGMNDRVDRGETFRDMVMETAAAYPDWTAEIILWHDRWIEMARPAIDHSVRLLRALRAGGVPVFALSNFGIQSFELGESHYPFLAEFDRRYISGHMKMAKPDPEIYAAVEADCGVPPEALLFADDRTDNIRVAASRGWQTHLFEGPEGLAKRLVAEGLLSEDKAI, via the coding sequence ATGCTTGTCAGCGCCGTCATCTTCGACATCGGCAACGTGCTCATCGAATGGAACCCGGAGCGGTTCTACGACGCCGAGATCGGGCGCGCGCGGCGGGAGCGGCTCTTTGCCGAGGTGGACCTGCACGGGATGAACGACCGGGTGGACCGGGGCGAGACCTTTCGGGACATGGTGATGGAGACGGCGGCGGCCTACCCCGACTGGACGGCGGAGATCATCCTTTGGCACGACCGCTGGATCGAGATGGCCCGGCCTGCGATCGACCATTCGGTGCGCCTGCTCCGGGCGCTCCGGGCGGGCGGTGTGCCCGTCTTCGCCTTGTCGAACTTCGGTATCCAGAGTTTCGAGCTGGGCGAGAGCCACTACCCGTTTCTGGCCGAGTTCGACCGGCGCTATATTTCCGGCCACATGAAGATGGCCAAGCCGGACCCCGAGATCTACGCCGCCGTCGAAGCCGATTGCGGCGTGCCGCCCGAGGCGCTGCTGTTTGCCGACGACCGGACCGACAACATCCGCGTTGCGGCATCGCGCGGCTGGCAGACCCACCTCTTCGAGGGGCCGGAGGGGCTGGCGAAACGGCTGGTGGCCGAGGGCCTGCTCTCCGAGGACAAGGCGATATGA
- a CDS encoding MFS transporter, whose amino-acid sequence MSEVSAKKRIWGWFFFDWASQPYNTLLLTFIFAPYVGSVLEDGSRAQAAWGFGVGAAGIVIALLAPILGAMADTSGRRVRWIWGFSLLYVVGAYGLWWAEPQDFDLTRTLVLFAIGLIGMEFATIFTNSMLPDLGTREEIGRISGNGWAFGYVGGLFALVIMLVFLAESPTTGKTMAGFAPLFGLDPEAREGTRAVGPLTAIWYAIFMVPFFLWVRDPRREKPSAGAVKKALSGLGNTLRTLPQSPSLLAYLTSSMFYRDALNGMYTFGGIYAAGVLGWSVVQTGIFGILAIITGAIFAWLGGRADTAFGPKPVIVTCVVVLTAVAISVVMVSRESVFFLPVGPESQLPDLAFYFLGAVIGAAGGVLQAASRTMMVRQANPARMTEAFGLYALAGKATSFIAPISIGVATTLTGSQQLGVSPLIALFIIGLVLLLWVKPDGAEPQQ is encoded by the coding sequence ATGTCGGAAGTTTCAGCGAAAAAGCGCATCTGGGGCTGGTTCTTCTTCGACTGGGCCTCGCAGCCCTACAATACGCTTCTGCTCACCTTCATCTTCGCGCCCTATGTCGGATCGGTCCTCGAAGACGGCAGCCGGGCCCAGGCGGCCTGGGGCTTCGGGGTCGGGGCGGCGGGCATCGTCATCGCGCTCCTCGCTCCCATCCTCGGCGCGATGGCAGATACCTCGGGCCGCCGGGTGCGCTGGATCTGGGGCTTCTCCCTGCTCTACGTCGTCGGGGCATACGGCCTCTGGTGGGCCGAGCCTCAGGACTTCGACCTCACCCGCACCCTCGTGCTCTTCGCCATCGGCCTGATCGGGATGGAGTTTGCCACGATCTTCACCAATTCCATGCTGCCCGATCTCGGCACCCGCGAGGAGATCGGCCGCATCTCCGGCAACGGCTGGGCCTTCGGCTACGTCGGCGGCCTCTTCGCGCTGGTCATCATGCTGGTCTTCCTGGCCGAGAGCCCGACGACAGGAAAGACCATGGCCGGCTTCGCACCCCTCTTCGGGCTCGATCCGGAGGCCCGCGAGGGCACCCGCGCCGTGGGGCCGCTCACGGCGATCTGGTACGCGATCTTCATGGTGCCCTTCTTCCTCTGGGTCCGCGACCCGCGGCGCGAGAAGCCCTCCGCCGGCGCGGTCAAGAAGGCGCTCTCCGGTCTGGGCAACACCCTGCGCACCCTGCCGCAGTCGCCCTCGTTGCTGGCCTACCTGACCTCGTCGATGTTCTACCGCGACGCGCTGAACGGCATGTATACCTTCGGCGGCATCTACGCCGCAGGCGTGCTCGGATGGTCGGTCGTGCAAACCGGCATCTTCGGCATCCTCGCAATCATCACCGGCGCGATCTTCGCCTGGCTCGGCGGCCGCGCCGACACTGCCTTCGGGCCGAAGCCGGTGATCGTGACCTGCGTCGTCGTCCTGACCGCCGTGGCCATATCGGTGGTCATGGTCAGCCGCGAGAGCGTCTTCTTCCTGCCCGTGGGCCCCGAGAGCCAGCTGCCCGACCTCGCCTTCTACTTCCTCGGCGCGGTGATCGGAGCGGCGGGCGGCGTGCTTCAGGCGGCCTCGCGGACGATGATGGTGCGCCAGGCCAACCCGGCACGGATGACAGAGGCCTTCGGGCTCTATGCGCTGGCCGGAAAGGCCACCTCCTTCATCGCGCCGATCTCGATCGGGGTGGCCACAACCCTTACCGGATCACAGCAACTTGGGGTCTCGCCGCTGATCGCCCTCTTCATTATCGGGCTCGTTCTGCTACTCTGGGTCAAACCGGACGGAGCAGAACCCCAACAATGA
- the mepA gene encoding penicillin-insensitive murein endopeptidase has translation MIRAALAALSLVLAAPLTAPEASAQSKASALFASKPRPARGKSEVFGFYSKGCAAGLVELPETGPRWQAMRLSRNRNWGHPEMIEFIERLSAQAVKFGWPGIYVGDISQPRGGPSPSGHSSHQTGLDVDIWYTRPSRLNLTRGERESLGALIVRNNDQRTLNNKWTNAHAALLEAAARDPMVDRIFVTAPIKISMCQKATRRDKKWLQKIRPLYGHHDHFHVRLKCPRGSPDCVVQSPGVDELSKGGDGCDESLMWWVTDYLNPPKVKADPNARKAPRKRHPRDYVMADLPRSCVGVLNSD, from the coding sequence ATGATCCGAGCAGCCCTGGCAGCCCTTTCCCTTGTTCTCGCGGCACCGCTGACCGCGCCCGAGGCCTCCGCGCAATCGAAGGCCAGCGCGCTTTTTGCCTCCAAGCCCAGGCCGGCGCGCGGCAAATCCGAGGTCTTCGGCTTCTACTCCAAGGGCTGCGCCGCGGGCCTTGTCGAACTGCCCGAGACCGGGCCGCGCTGGCAGGCGATGCGCCTGTCGCGCAACCGCAACTGGGGCCACCCCGAGATGATCGAATTCATCGAGCGGCTCTCCGCCCAGGCCGTAAAATTCGGCTGGCCCGGCATCTACGTCGGCGATATTTCGCAACCCCGCGGCGGCCCCTCGCCCTCGGGCCACTCCTCGCATCAGACCGGCCTCGACGTGGATATCTGGTATACCCGCCCCTCGCGGCTGAACCTTACCCGCGGCGAGCGCGAGAGCCTCGGCGCCCTGATCGTGCGCAACAATGACCAGCGCACGCTGAACAACAAATGGACCAACGCCCATGCCGCTCTGCTCGAAGCCGCCGCCCGCGACCCGATGGTCGACCGCATCTTCGTCACCGCTCCGATCAAGATCTCGATGTGCCAGAAGGCCACCCGGCGCGACAAGAAATGGCTCCAGAAGATCCGCCCGCTTTATGGCCACCACGATCACTTCCACGTTCGGCTCAAGTGCCCGCGCGGCTCGCCGGATTGCGTGGTGCAATCGCCCGGCGTCGACGAGCTTTCCAAGGGCGGTGACGGCTGCGACGAGAGCCTGATGTGGTGGGTCACCGACTACCTCAACCCGCCCAAGGTCAAGGCCGATCCCAACGCCAGGAAGGCCCCGCGCAAGCGCCACCCGCGCGACTACGTCATGGCCGACCTGCCCCGCTCATGCGTCGGCGTTCTCAACTCGGACTGA
- a CDS encoding esterase-like activity of phytase family protein, which produces MRRRSQLGLSLAALALCAGLALAAGQGGQRVVSVSLGSSDAETRFGGFSGLEVSEDGIRFWALSDRAALAEGRLLRDAAGSLTGVEITTHSRLTDPDGHPVNGYESDAEGLARRDDGRFFVSFEGYHRIWTWRGDDILHGGEAAWLPRHPDFKTFQNNSALEALAIAPDGALYTLPERSGSYATPFPVYRYAEGAWQVVGHIEREGEWLPVGADFDDRGRLTLLWRHFTGYGFSSRITRHDMTGNLWPGQELYRSGPLTHGNLEGLSLWRDARGRLRAVMVSDDNFKGYQRSEIVEVQLSD; this is translated from the coding sequence ATGCGTCGGCGTTCTCAACTCGGACTGAGCCTCGCCGCCCTCGCGCTCTGTGCCGGCCTCGCCCTCGCGGCAGGCCAAGGCGGGCAGCGCGTGGTGTCGGTGAGCCTCGGCAGCAGCGATGCCGAAACCCGCTTCGGCGGGTTCTCGGGGCTCGAGGTCTCGGAGGATGGCATCCGGTTCTGGGCCCTTTCCGACCGTGCCGCGCTGGCCGAAGGCCGGCTGCTGCGCGATGCGGCGGGCAGCCTGACCGGCGTCGAGATCACCACCCACAGCCGGCTGACCGATCCCGACGGCCACCCGGTGAACGGCTACGAGAGCGATGCCGAGGGCCTGGCCCGGCGCGACGACGGGCGGTTCTTCGTGTCCTTCGAGGGCTACCACCGGATCTGGACATGGCGCGGCGACGACATCCTCCACGGCGGCGAGGCCGCGTGGCTGCCCCGCCACCCCGACTTCAAGACATTCCAGAACAACTCCGCCCTCGAGGCGCTGGCCATTGCCCCGGATGGCGCGCTCTACACCCTGCCCGAACGCTCCGGCAGCTACGCCACGCCCTTCCCGGTCTATCGCTATGCCGAGGGCGCGTGGCAAGTTGTCGGGCACATCGAGCGCGAGGGCGAGTGGCTCCCCGTCGGCGCCGATTTCGACGACCGTGGCCGCCTCACCCTGCTCTGGCGCCACTTCACCGGCTACGGCTTTTCCAGCCGCATCACCCGCCACGACATGACGGGTAACCTGTGGCCCGGCCAGGAGCTTTACCGCTCCGGCCCGCTGACCCACGGCAACCTCGAGGGCCTGTCGCTCTGGCGCGATGCCAGGGGCCGACTTCGCGCGGTGATGGTGTCCGACGACAACTTCAAGGGCTACCAGCGCAGCGAGATCGTCGAGGTGCAGCTGTCCGACTGA
- the zapE gene encoding cell division protein ZapE produces the protein MTLPDLYDARVATGTLKDDPAQRAALPAFERVRAALEARPEPKGGLRSLFGGKSAPEPVTGLYLWGGVGRGKSMLMDLFYESVNTPKKRRVHFHAFMQEVHAGLHEARKTGVDDAIRPVAEDVAGKVELLCFDEMQITDITDAMIVGRLFEKLFAAGVAVVTTSNRPPKDLYKNGLNRQLFVPFIELLEQRMEVRELSADVDYRQDRLAGNPVYFSPLGPKARAQMDEVWTDLSGPDAAPLKLVVKSREVELPKFSNGVARASFYELCGKPLGPADYLAIAEAARVLMVDDIPCLSRSNFNEAKRFVTLVDALYEGKVRLICSAADQPESLYLEGEGTFEFERTASRLREMMGAGWGRAEG, from the coding sequence ATGACCCTGCCAGACCTCTATGACGCCCGCGTTGCGACAGGCACGCTGAAGGACGACCCCGCGCAGAGGGCCGCCTTGCCCGCGTTCGAACGGGTGCGGGCCGCGCTGGAGGCGCGACCGGAGCCGAAGGGAGGCCTGCGGAGCCTCTTCGGCGGAAAATCGGCGCCCGAGCCGGTGACGGGCCTTTACCTTTGGGGCGGTGTGGGCCGGGGCAAGTCCATGTTGATGGATTTGTTCTACGAAAGCGTTAACACCCCGAAAAAGCGCCGCGTCCACTTTCATGCCTTCATGCAGGAGGTTCATGCCGGGCTGCACGAGGCGCGCAAGACCGGGGTGGATGACGCCATCCGGCCCGTGGCCGAGGATGTGGCGGGCAAGGTGGAGCTGCTCTGCTTCGACGAGATGCAGATCACCGACATCACCGATGCGATGATCGTGGGGCGGCTCTTCGAGAAGCTCTTTGCGGCGGGCGTGGCGGTGGTGACCACCTCGAACCGGCCGCCGAAAGACCTGTACAAGAACGGGCTGAACCGGCAGCTCTTCGTGCCGTTCATCGAGCTTCTGGAGCAGCGGATGGAGGTGCGCGAGCTGTCCGCCGACGTGGACTACCGGCAGGACAGGCTGGCCGGGAATCCGGTTTATTTCTCGCCGCTTGGCCCGAAGGCGCGGGCGCAGATGGACGAAGTCTGGACCGATCTTTCGGGGCCGGATGCAGCGCCGCTGAAGCTTGTCGTCAAGAGCCGCGAGGTGGAGCTGCCGAAGTTCTCCAACGGGGTCGCGCGGGCCAGCTTTTACGAGCTTTGCGGCAAGCCGCTGGGCCCGGCGGATTACCTGGCCATCGCCGAGGCGGCGCGGGTGTTGATGGTGGATGACATCCCCTGCCTGAGCCGCTCGAACTTCAACGAGGCCAAGCGGTTCGTGACGCTGGTGGATGCGCTTTACGAGGGGAAGGTGCGGCTGATCTGTTCGGCGGCGGACCAGCCGGAGAGCCTTTATCTGGAGGGCGAAGGCACCTTCGAGTTCGAGCGCACGGCAAGCCGGTTGCGCGAGATGATGGGGGCCGGATGGGGGCGTGCGGAGGGGTAA
- a CDS encoding acetyl-CoA C-acyltransferase family protein, with translation MDDIVILDGARTAIGTFGGALAATAPTALGATVAREAMARSGVEPGQIGHVVYGHVINTEPRDMYLSRVAAMDAGIPENTPAMNVNRLCGSGAQAIVSATQALALGDADFALAGGAESMSRAPYVLPDARWGQKMGDIKSLDMMLGALNCPFGTGHMGVTAENVAAEHQVSRADQDNFALESQTRAAAAIAEGRFQSQIVPVEIRVKREMVPFATDEHPKQTTAEKLAGLRPAFQKDGTVTAGNASGINDGAAALVLARAEAAEKAGLKARARVIGYAHSGVSPHVMGIGPVPAVRALCARTGLSVDDFDVIESNEAFAAQAIAVNRGLGLDGTRVNPNGGAIALGHPVGATGAIITVKALYELERTGGKRALITMCIGGGQGIALAIEAI, from the coding sequence ATGGACGATATCGTGATTCTCGACGGTGCCCGCACCGCCATCGGCACCTTCGGCGGCGCGCTCGCCGCCACCGCTCCCACCGCGCTCGGCGCCACCGTCGCCCGCGAGGCAATGGCCCGCTCCGGCGTGGAGCCCGGCCAGATCGGCCATGTCGTCTACGGCCACGTCATCAACACCGAGCCGCGCGACATGTATCTCTCCCGCGTGGCGGCAATGGATGCCGGCATCCCCGAGAACACCCCAGCGATGAACGTGAACCGCCTCTGCGGCTCCGGCGCGCAGGCCATCGTCTCCGCCACCCAGGCGCTCGCGCTGGGCGATGCCGATTTCGCGCTCGCCGGCGGCGCCGAGAGCATGAGCCGCGCGCCCTACGTCCTGCCCGACGCCCGCTGGGGCCAGAAGATGGGCGATATCAAGTCGCTCGACATGATGCTGGGCGCGCTCAACTGCCCCTTCGGGACCGGCCACATGGGCGTGACGGCGGAGAACGTCGCCGCCGAGCACCAGGTCAGCCGCGCCGACCAGGACAATTTCGCGCTCGAAAGCCAGACCCGCGCCGCCGCCGCCATCGCCGAAGGTCGCTTCCAGAGCCAGATCGTGCCGGTGGAGATCCGCGTGAAGCGCGAGATGGTGCCCTTTGCAACCGACGAGCACCCCAAGCAGACGACCGCCGAAAAACTCGCCGGCCTCCGCCCCGCCTTCCAGAAAGACGGCACCGTGACCGCCGGCAACGCCAGCGGCATCAACGACGGCGCTGCCGCCCTCGTGCTCGCCCGCGCCGAGGCCGCCGAGAAGGCCGGCCTCAAGGCCCGCGCCCGTGTCATCGGCTATGCCCACTCGGGTGTCAGCCCCCATGTCATGGGCATCGGCCCGGTGCCCGCCGTGCGGGCCCTCTGCGCCCGCACCGGCCTTTCGGTCGATGATTTCGACGTGATCGAAAGCAACGAGGCCTTCGCCGCCCAGGCCATCGCCGTCAACCGCGGCCTCGGCCTCGATGGCACACGGGTCAACCCCAACGGCGGCGCCATCGCGCTTGGTCACCCGGTCGGCGCGACCGGCGCGATCATCACCGTCAAGGCGCTCTACGAGCTTGAAAGAACAGGCGGAAAGCGTGCGCTGATCACCATGTGCATCGGCGGCGGCCAAGGCATCGCGCTGGCCATCGAGGCCATCTGA
- a CDS encoding ornithine cyclodeaminase family protein: MTTPKFITYEQGEAALNWLALTDALAEAHRLPEAEIEDIFLYRGEDTLLSRAAWIDGLGSLVKTATIFPGNAAVEKPAVNGAVTLFSDRTGEAEAFVDFHLVTKWKTAGDSLLAARRLARPESRNILILGAGTVAASLIEAYSAGFPGAKFTLWNRTAGRAAQLAEQTGALVAEDLAEAVGRADIIATATMSTEPVLKGEWLQPGQHIDLIGAYRPDMREADDEVLRRARLFVDSRATTVGHIGEIKDPLARGVISEEDIIADFYQLDAVRRESDTEITVAKNGGGAHLDLMTARHILDWVGA, encoded by the coding sequence ATGACCACACCGAAGTTTATAACCTATGAACAGGGCGAGGCTGCGCTGAACTGGCTGGCGCTCACCGATGCGCTGGCCGAGGCCCACCGGCTGCCCGAGGCGGAGATCGAGGATATCTTTCTCTACCGGGGGGAGGACACGCTGCTGAGCCGGGCCGCCTGGATCGACGGGCTGGGCTCGCTGGTGAAGACGGCGACGATCTTTCCGGGCAATGCGGCGGTGGAGAAGCCTGCGGTGAACGGGGCGGTGACGCTCTTCTCCGATCGGACCGGCGAGGCGGAGGCCTTCGTGGATTTTCACCTCGTCACCAAGTGGAAGACCGCCGGAGACAGCCTGCTGGCGGCGCGCCGGCTGGCGCGGCCGGAGAGCCGCAACATCCTGATCCTGGGCGCGGGCACGGTGGCGGCCTCGCTGATCGAGGCCTATTCGGCGGGCTTTCCGGGGGCGAAGTTCACCCTGTGGAACCGCACCGCAGGGCGGGCGGCGCAGCTGGCGGAGCAGACCGGCGCGCTGGTCGCGGAGGACCTGGCCGAAGCCGTGGGCCGGGCCGATATCATCGCCACGGCGACCATGAGCACCGAGCCGGTGCTCAAGGGCGAATGGCTGCAACCGGGCCAGCACATCGACCTGATCGGCGCCTATCGGCCCGACATGCGGGAGGCCGATGACGAGGTGCTGCGCCGCGCGCGGCTCTTCGTGGACAGCCGGGCGACGACGGTCGGGCACATCGGCGAGATCAAGGATCCGCTGGCGCGGGGGGTGATCTCGGAGGAGGACATCATCGCCGATTTCTACCAGCTCGATGCGGTGCGCCGCGAGAGCGACACGGAGATCACGGTGGCCAAGAACGGCGGCGGCGCGCATCTGGACCTGATGACCGCGCGGCACATTCTCGACTGGGTCGGAGCGTGA
- a CDS encoding MFS transporter yields the protein METRAPLLTPVLIGGCLVILVGFAIRASFGVFQIPISEEFNWPRAEFSLAIAIQNLAWGIGQPIFGAIAEKIGDRKAIIMGAVLYAVGLVLSSVAVSPLQHQLLEILVGFGVAGTGFGVILAVVGRASSDENRSMSLAIATAAGSAGQVFGAPLAEWMLGFLSWQQVFLVFAAAILAVLAVLPMMRSPQAATRAELEESIGQVLVRAAKDPSFTLIFLGFFSCGYQLAFVTAHFPALVAEMCAPIQAGGMLAGLGISTTSALGAVAISLIGLANIAGTLAAGWAGKRYTKKYLLAGIYTARTIIAGAFILFPITPATVLIFSVLMGSLWLATVPLTSGLVAHIYGLRYMGTLYGIVFFSHQLGSFIGVWLGGRMYDIYGDYTMVWWIGVGVGAFSALVHLPIRENRTPPQGLAA from the coding sequence ATGGAAACCCGCGCCCCCCTCCTCACCCCGGTCCTGATCGGCGGTTGCCTCGTCATCCTCGTCGGTTTCGCCATCCGGGCGAGCTTCGGGGTGTTCCAGATACCCATCTCGGAAGAGTTCAACTGGCCGCGCGCCGAGTTCTCCCTCGCCATCGCCATCCAGAACCTCGCCTGGGGCATCGGCCAGCCGATCTTCGGCGCCATCGCCGAAAAGATCGGCGACCGGAAGGCGATCATCATGGGCGCGGTGCTCTATGCCGTGGGCCTCGTGCTCTCCTCGGTCGCAGTCTCGCCGCTCCAGCACCAGCTGCTTGAAATCCTTGTCGGTTTCGGCGTCGCGGGCACCGGCTTCGGGGTCATCCTCGCGGTCGTGGGCCGGGCCTCCTCGGATGAAAACCGCTCCATGTCGCTCGCCATCGCCACCGCCGCAGGCTCCGCGGGCCAGGTCTTCGGGGCCCCGCTGGCCGAATGGATGCTGGGCTTCCTGAGCTGGCAGCAGGTCTTCCTCGTCTTCGCCGCCGCCATCCTCGCAGTGCTCGCCGTCCTGCCGATGATGCGCTCGCCCCAGGCCGCCACCCGCGCCGAGCTTGAGGAGTCCATCGGCCAGGTCCTCGTCCGCGCGGCAAAGGACCCCTCCTTCACCCTGATCTTCCTCGGCTTCTTCTCCTGCGGCTACCAGCTGGCCTTCGTTACCGCCCACTTTCCGGCGCTGGTGGCCGAGATGTGCGCCCCGATCCAGGCCGGCGGCATGCTGGCGGGCCTCGGCATCTCCACCACCTCCGCGCTCGGCGCCGTGGCGATCTCGCTCATTGGCCTCGCCAACATCGCCGGCACCCTCGCGGCCGGCTGGGCCGGCAAGCGCTACACCAAGAAATACCTGCTCGCCGGCATCTACACCGCCCGCACCATCATCGCCGGAGCCTTCATCCTCTTCCCGATCACCCCCGCCACGGTGCTGATCTTCTCGGTCCTCATGGGCTCGCTCTGGCTCGCCACCGTGCCGCTCACCTCGGGCCTCGTCGCCCACATCTACGGGCTGCGCTACATGGGCACGCTCTACGGCATCGTCTTCTTCTCGCACCAGCTCGGCAGCTTCATCGGCGTCTGGCTCGGCGGGCGGATGTATGACATCTATGGCGACTACACGATGGTCTGGTGGATCGGCGTCGGCGTCGGCGCCTTCTCGGCGCTGGTGCACCTGCCGATCCGCGAGAACCGCACGCCGCCGCAAGGACTTGCCGCTTGA
- the glyA gene encoding serine hydroxymethyltransferase, which yields MNAPHRDSGFFTETLASRDPEIAKAIGQELGRQRDEIELIASENIVSKAVLEAQGSVLTNKYAEGYPGKRYYGGCQFVDIAETLAIERAKELFGCGFANVQPNSGSQMNQAVFLALLQPGDTFMGLDLNSGGHLTHGSPVNMSGKWFNVVSYGVRQQDQLLDMEDIRAKALANKPKLIVAGGTAYSRVWDWAAFREIADEVGAYLMVDMAHIAGLVAGGVHPSPLPHAHVCTTTTHKSLRGPRGGMILTNDEDIAKKVNSAVFPGLQGGPLMHVIAAKAVAFGEALRPEFKSYAAQVVKNAQAMADQLQKGGIDIVSGGTDNHLCLADLRPKGVTGKAAEAALGRAHITTNKNGVPFDPEKPFVTSGIRLGAPAGTTRGFGEPEFRQIADWIVQVVDGLAANGEEGNAEVEEKVKAEVSALCARFPLYE from the coding sequence ATGAACGCGCCCCACCGAGACAGCGGATTCTTCACCGAGACCCTCGCCTCCCGCGACCCCGAGATCGCCAAGGCCATCGGCCAGGAGCTGGGCCGCCAGCGCGACGAGATCGAGCTGATCGCCTCCGAGAACATCGTGAGCAAGGCCGTGCTCGAGGCCCAGGGCTCGGTGCTGACCAACAAGTATGCCGAGGGCTACCCGGGCAAGCGCTACTACGGCGGCTGCCAATTCGTCGACATCGCCGAAACCCTCGCGATCGAGCGCGCCAAGGAGCTCTTCGGCTGCGGCTTCGCCAACGTCCAGCCCAACTCCGGCAGCCAGATGAACCAGGCCGTGTTCCTCGCCCTGCTCCAGCCGGGCGACACCTTCATGGGGCTCGACCTGAACAGCGGCGGCCACCTCACCCACGGCTCGCCCGTCAACATGTCGGGCAAGTGGTTCAACGTGGTCAGCTACGGCGTGCGCCAGCAGGACCAGCTGCTCGACATGGAAGACATCCGCGCCAAGGCTCTGGCCAACAAGCCCAAGCTGATCGTCGCCGGCGGCACCGCCTATTCCCGCGTCTGGGACTGGGCCGCCTTCCGCGAGATCGCAGATGAGGTCGGCGCCTACCTGATGGTCGACATGGCCCATATCGCCGGGCTCGTCGCCGGTGGGGTGCACCCCTCGCCGCTGCCCCACGCCCATGTCTGCACCACCACCACCCACAAGAGCCTGCGCGGCCCGCGCGGCGGCATGATCCTCACCAACGACGAGGACATCGCCAAGAAGGTCAACTCCGCCGTCTTCCCCGGCCTCCAGGGCGGCCCGCTGATGCATGTCATCGCCGCCAAGGCCGTGGCCTTCGGCGAGGCGCTGCGCCCCGAGTTCAAGAGCTACGCCGCCCAGGTGGTGAAGAACGCGCAAGCCATGGCCGACCAGCTCCAGAAGGGCGGGATCGACATCGTCTCCGGCGGCACCGACAACCACCTCTGCCTTGCCGACCTGCGCCCCAAGGGCGTCACCGGCAAGGCCGCCGAGGCAGCCCTTGGCCGCGCCCACATCACCACCAACAAGAACGGCGTGCCGTTCGATCCCGAAAAGCCCTTCGTCACCTCCGGCATCCGCCTCGGCGCGCCCGCCGGCACCACCCGCGGCTTCGGTGAGCCCGAGTTCCGCCAGATCGCAGACTGGATCGTGCAGGTCGTCGACGGCCTCGCCGCCAACGGTGAAGAGGGCAACGCCGAGGTCGAAGAAAAGGTAAAGGCCGAGGTCTCCGCCCTCTGCGCCCGCTTCCCGCTCTACGAGTAA